Proteins from one Mugil cephalus isolate CIBA_MC_2020 chromosome 15, CIBA_Mcephalus_1.1, whole genome shotgun sequence genomic window:
- the zgc:165604 gene encoding immunoglobulin superfamily member 11, whose protein sequence is MATSGRWMLWTLCVCFTAWENDALRINMRESFVEVVRGDYVILPCSFFTSTRLSRLNIIWTMAPFSSPDTPMQVIVYDHGQAVEDPSLTGRVAFRGIPSSADIILNDTRVSDGGIYHCMVNNPPETADPGIGELVLSVLAPPSLPACQWDGDIDTGGSVRLSCSVAEGIPTPEIHWDKVNPEEISLPINMEGDLSGSVQIVNVSSQTSGLYRCSASNVLGTEHCYVNLSIYATPESSSGILQAVLLTLSMSLVLLALLVLVLWLQHTGQNGKWRERKGEDERCYNEIRYTPSLMKRSFV, encoded by the exons ATGGCTACTTCGGGAAGATGGATGCTCTGGaccttatgtgtgtgtttcaccgCTTGGGAGAATG ATGCACTCAGGATAAACATGAGGGAATCATTTGTGGAGGTAGTCCGAGGGGATTATGTCATCCTGCCCTGCTCCTTCTTTACCTCCACCCGCCTCTCCAGGCTCAACATTATCTGGACCATGGCTCCCTTCTCCAGTCCAGACACACCAATGCAG GTGATAGTGTATGACCACGGACAGGCCGTTGAAGACCCCTCCCTAACGGGCAGAGTGGCTTTTAGAG GTATTCCGTCCAGTGCAGACATCATCCTGAATGACACAAGAGTATCCGATGGTGGTATTTACCACTGTATGGTCAACAACCCTCCAGAGACTGCTGATCCTGGTATAGGAGAGCTGGTGCTCAGTGTTCTGG CACCACCATCGCTGCCTGCGTGCCAGTGGGATGGAGATATTGATACGGGAGGAAGTGTCAGGCTCTCCTGCTCAGTGGCCGAGGGCATCCCCACTCCAGAGATTCACTGGGATAAAGTTAATCCAGAGGAAATCTCACTTCCCATCAACATGGAGG GGGATCTGTCGGGGTCGGTCCAGATTGTCAACGTGTCATCTCAAACGTCTGGCCTGTATCGCTGCTCTGCCAGTAATGTGCTGGGAACGGAGCACTGCTACGTCAACTTGTCCATCTACGCCA CCCCTGAGAGCTCCTCAGGAATACTGCAGGCTGTGCTGCTGACCTTGTCCATGAGCCTGGTGCTGCTGGCTTTGCTAGTGCTCGTCCTGTGGCTGCAGCACACTGGGCAGAACGGGAAGTGGCGTGAGAGGAAGGGAGAAGATGAGAGGTGCTATAACGAGATCCGGTACACCCCATCTCTGATGAAGCGCTcctttgtttga